The Paracoccus sediminicola genome has a segment encoding these proteins:
- the hemB gene encoding porphobilinogen synthase — protein sequence MSPSPILPPFPLTRLRRLRRSEALREMVTETRLTAADLIWPVFVTEIEGADIEIPSMPGVQRVTLDGVRAAAERAARLGIPALCIFPHSAEELRTEGCERAWDPENIGNRAIRAVKETVPELMVMTDIALDPYNANGHDGIVRDGVIVNDETVDCLTRMAMAQVEAGADILGPSDMMDGRIGALRMALERHGHSDVAIMSYAAKFASGFYGPFRDAVGASGRLVGDKKTYQVNPANREEALRCVARDLSEGADMVMVKPGMAYLDICREVRDRFGAPTFAYQVSGEYAMIEGAIRQGWLGREVMLESLLAFRRAGCDGILTYFAPEAAQALA from the coding sequence ATGAGCCCCTCTCCGATCCTGCCGCCCTTCCCGCTGACCCGCCTGCGCCGTCTGCGCCGCAGCGAGGCGCTGCGCGAGATGGTCACGGAAACGCGGCTGACCGCGGCGGATCTGATCTGGCCGGTCTTCGTCACCGAGATCGAGGGCGCCGATATCGAGATCCCGTCAATGCCCGGCGTGCAGCGCGTCACGCTGGACGGGGTCAGGGCCGCGGCGGAACGGGCCGCGCGTCTGGGGATCCCGGCGCTCTGCATCTTCCCCCATTCGGCCGAAGAGCTGCGCACCGAAGGCTGCGAGCGCGCCTGGGACCCGGAGAATATCGGCAACCGCGCCATCCGGGCCGTCAAGGAAACCGTGCCCGAATTGATGGTCATGACCGATATCGCGCTCGACCCCTATAACGCGAACGGGCATGACGGCATCGTCCGCGACGGGGTGATCGTGAATGACGAAACCGTCGACTGCCTGACTCGCATGGCCATGGCGCAGGTCGAGGCAGGGGCGGATATTCTTGGCCCCTCGGACATGATGGACGGGCGGATCGGCGCGCTGCGCATGGCGCTCGAGCGCCATGGTCACAGCGATGTCGCGATCATGTCCTACGCGGCGAAATTCGCCAGCGGCTTCTATGGCCCGTTCCGCGACGCGGTCGGCGCATCGGGCCGGCTGGTCGGCGACAAGAAAACCTATCAGGTCAACCCCGCCAATCGCGAAGAGGCGCTGCGCTGCGTCGCCCGCGACCTGTCGGAAGGCGCCGATATGGTCATGGTCAAGCCCGGCATGGCCTATCTGGATATCTGCCGCGAGGTCCGCGACCGCTTCGGCGCACCGACCTTCGCCTATCAGGTCAGCGGAGAATACGCGATGATCGAGGGCGCGATCCGTCAGGGCTGGCTCGGCCGCGAGGTGATGCTGGAAAGCCTGCTCGCCTTCCGTCGCGCCGGCTGTGACGGGATCCTCACATATTTCGCACCCGAAGCCGCTCAGGCTCTGGCCTGA
- a CDS encoding YSC84-related protein encodes MGHHKVWSRRGFIAGGAMLALAACNNGLATNATTTLEGRVNATLNELFTAYPNARPIVENARGVLVMPVMTQAALGVGGSYGEGALRVDGKTVDYYSAAQATLGLQAGARQFAHVLVFQTDRALENFRNAPGWVAGAGAYYALPKEGVSFGTDSVTRNHPVVAMIFGETGVMAGAAIEGTKYTRIIPSAIATR; translated from the coding sequence ATGGGACACCACAAGGTCTGGTCGCGGCGCGGTTTCATTGCCGGGGGCGCCATGCTGGCGCTCGCGGCCTGCAATAACGGGCTGGCGACGAATGCCACGACGACGCTTGAAGGCCGCGTCAACGCGACGCTGAACGAGCTTTTCACCGCCTATCCGAATGCCCGCCCCATCGTCGAGAATGCGCGCGGCGTGCTGGTCATGCCGGTCATGACCCAGGCCGCGCTTGGCGTCGGCGGATCCTATGGCGAGGGCGCTTTGCGCGTGGATGGCAAGACGGTGGATTACTATTCCGCCGCGCAGGCAACGCTGGGGCTACAGGCGGGGGCGCGGCAATTCGCGCATGTGCTCGTCTTCCAGACCGACCGCGCGCTCGAGAATTTCCGCAACGCGCCCGGCTGGGTCGCAGGGGCCGGGGCCTATTACGCGCTGCCCAAGGAAGGGGTCAGCTTCGGCACCGACTCCGTGACTCGCAACCATCCGGTCGTGGCGATGATCTTCGGCGAGACCGGGGTCATGGCCGGGGCCGCGATCGAAGGCACGAAATACACACGCATCATCCCCTCGGCCATCGCCACGCGCTGA
- a CDS encoding lytic transglycosylase domain-containing protein yields the protein MIGKTLKSLGFLMKVGVIAACAMTMTAPVASADGLSLKRVTERNRQAQFARQKQLMDSRLASQYQQSKRLRPTGRQVVNVTTIELSPTVSTKAYTGKRSAYIPHAQALARKYGIPEALFLRLVNQESRWNPNARSHKGAMGLAQLMPGTARSLGVNPTDPIQNLEGGARYLRMMYNQFGDWRLALAAYNAGPGAVKKYGGIPPYRETRNYVRIIAGG from the coding sequence ATGATCGGCAAAACTTTGAAAAGCCTTGGCTTCTTGATGAAGGTCGGCGTGATCGCCGCCTGTGCCATGACGATGACGGCCCCGGTGGCCTCGGCGGATGGGCTTAGCCTCAAGCGGGTGACCGAGCGTAACCGGCAGGCGCAGTTCGCACGGCAGAAGCAGCTGATGGATTCCCGGCTGGCCAGCCAGTACCAGCAGTCGAAGCGGCTGCGTCCCACCGGGCGGCAGGTGGTCAATGTGACGACGATCGAGCTGTCGCCGACTGTCTCGACCAAGGCCTATACCGGCAAGCGTTCGGCCTATATCCCTCATGCGCAGGCGCTCGCCCGGAAATATGGCATTCCCGAGGCGCTTTTCCTGCGTCTGGTGAACCAGGAGAGTCGCTGGAACCCCAACGCCCGTTCTCATAAGGGTGCGATGGGGCTGGCGCAGCTGATGCCGGGCACGGCCCGCTCGCTCGGGGTGAATCCCACCGACCCGATCCAGAATCTTGAGGGCGGGGCCCGCTATCTGCGGATGATGTATAACCAGTTCGGCGACTGGCGGCTGGCGCTTGCGGCTTATAATGCCGGGCCGGGCGCGGTGAAGAAATATGGCGGCATCCCGCCCTATCGCGAGACGCGCAATTATGTGCGGATCATCGCGGGCGGCTAG
- the ssb gene encoding single-stranded DNA-binding protein, with translation MAGSVNKVILIGNLGQDPEVRTFQNGGKVVNLRIATSEQWKDRNTGERQERTQWHSVAIFAEPLARVAEQYLRKGSKVYLEGQLETRKWQDQSGQDRYTTEVVLRPYRSELTMLDGRGEGGGAGGRSGGGSYGGGGYGDGGGGYGDGGGYNDGPSGGGQGGSGGSRSDFDDEIPF, from the coding sequence ATGGCAGGCAGCGTCAACAAGGTGATCCTGATCGGCAATCTGGGTCAGGACCCGGAAGTCCGCACGTTCCAGAACGGCGGCAAGGTGGTCAACCTGCGCATCGCCACGTCCGAACAGTGGAAGGACCGCAACACCGGCGAGCGGCAGGAGCGCACGCAGTGGCACTCGGTCGCGATCTTCGCCGAACCGCTGGCCCGCGTGGCCGAGCAATATCTGCGCAAGGGCAGCAAGGTCTATCTCGAAGGCCAGCTCGAAACCCGCAAATGGCAGGATCAGTCCGGTCAGGACCGCTATACCACCGAGGTGGTGCTCCGCCCATATCGCAGCGAATTGACCATGCTGGACGGACGCGGCGAAGGCGGCGGCGCTGGCGGCCGTTCCGGCGGCGGCAGCTATGGCGGCGGCGGATACGGGGATGGCGGCGGCGGATACGGGGATGGCGGCGGCTATAATGACGGGCCGTCGGGCGGGGGTCAGGGCGGCAGTGGCGGCAGCCGGTCCGATTTCGACGACGAAATCCCGTTCTGA
- the aroB gene encoding 3-dehydroquinate synthase yields the protein MSQTVHVPLQDRAYDVRIGAGLIARAGAEIAPLLARPRVAIVTDANVAPLHLAALEAALKGSGIASEALILPAGEATKSWPQLTRCVEWLLEQKIERRDVVIALGGGVIGDLVGFAAAILRRGVRFVQMPTTLLAQVDSSVGGKTGINSGHGKNLIGAFHQPALVLADTAVLDTLSPRDFRAGYGEVMKYGLLGDAAFFAWLEDHATTLQDDMAARDHAVAHSVAMKAGIVARDETEQGERALLNLGHTFGHALEAATGYSDRLLHGEGVAIGCALAFELSARLGLCSQEEPSRVAAHLAAMGMPSGLEDVPGELPDDDALIALMGQDKKVVDGKLRFILARGIGEAFATDEVQRDDLREVLAATR from the coding sequence ATGAGCCAGACCGTCCATGTCCCGCTGCAAGACCGCGCCTATGATGTCCGGATCGGCGCCGGCTTGATCGCGCGCGCCGGGGCGGAGATCGCCCCACTGCTCGCCCGCCCGCGTGTGGCCATCGTGACCGATGCCAATGTCGCGCCGCTGCATCTCGCGGCACTGGAAGCGGCGCTGAAAGGGTCGGGGATCGCGTCCGAGGCGTTGATCCTGCCTGCGGGCGAGGCCACCAAATCCTGGCCGCAGCTTACCCGCTGCGTCGAATGGCTGCTGGAACAGAAGATCGAGCGACGCGATGTCGTCATTGCGCTCGGCGGCGGGGTGATCGGCGATCTGGTCGGCTTTGCCGCCGCGATCCTGCGGCGCGGGGTGCGCTTTGTGCAGATGCCGACGACACTGCTGGCACAGGTGGACAGCAGTGTCGGGGGCAAGACCGGGATCAATTCCGGGCACGGCAAGAACCTGATCGGTGCTTTTCACCAGCCGGCGCTGGTTCTGGCCGATACGGCAGTGCTGGACACGCTGAGCCCGCGCGATTTCCGCGCCGGTTATGGCGAAGTGATGAAATACGGGCTGCTCGGCGATGCGGCGTTCTTTGCGTGGCTGGAGGATCACGCGACAACGTTGCAAGACGATATGGCGGCCCGCGATCATGCGGTCGCGCATTCCGTGGCCATGAAGGCCGGGATCGTCGCGCGTGACGAGACCGAACAGGGAGAGAGGGCGCTGCTGAATCTCGGCCACACATTCGGCCATGCTCTCGAGGCCGCGACCGGCTATTCGGACCGGCTGCTGCATGGCGAAGGGGTGGCGATCGGCTGCGCGCTCGCCTTCGAGCTGTCAGCGCGGCTGGGGCTGTGCAGCCAGGAGGAGCCGTCGCGCGTTGCAGCCCATCTTGCGGCAATGGGGATGCCGTCGGGCCTGGAGGATGTGCCGGGGGAGCTGCCCGATGACGACGCGCTGATCGCGCTGATGGGGCAGGACAAGAAGGTGGTGGATGGCAAGCTGCGGTTTATCCTCGCGCGCGGGATCGGCGAGGCCTTCGCGACCGACGAGGTGCAGCGCGACGATCTGCGCGAGGTTCTGGCCGCAACACGCTGA
- a CDS encoding shikimate kinase, which yields MQGQIALVGMMGVGKTAVGQEIARQLGVVFTDTDTEIERAAAMTIPEIFARDGEAFFRDRESLVLARILDGRRGVVSTGGGAWVQPQNRALIRAAGVALWLDADLDTLWERVRHRATRPLLMTDNPRETLAKLLETRRPVYAKAHLRVPTDAQSDIETTARRAIAAIRANHPHFLEAR from the coding sequence ATGCAGGGACAAATCGCACTGGTCGGCATGATGGGCGTCGGAAAGACCGCCGTCGGGCAGGAAATTGCCCGCCAACTGGGCGTGGTCTTTACGGACACCGATACCGAGATCGAGCGCGCCGCAGCCATGACCATCCCCGAAATCTTCGCCCGCGACGGCGAGGCTTTTTTCCGCGACCGCGAATCGCTGGTGCTGGCGCGGATCCTCGACGGGCGGCGCGGGGTCGTCTCGACCGGGGGCGGGGCGTGGGTTCAGCCGCAGAACCGTGCGCTGATCCGGGCCGCCGGGGTCGCGCTGTGGCTGGATGCCGATCTGGACACGCTCTGGGAGCGGGTGCGGCATCGCGCCACACGGCCGCTTCTGATGACCGACAACCCGCGTGAGACGCTTGCAAAGCTGCTTGAAACGCGGCGGCCGGTTTATGCGAAGGCGCATCTGCGCGTGCCGACCGATGCGCAATCCGACATCGAAACCACCGCCCGACGCGCCATCGCTGCGATCCGCGCCAACCACCCGCATTTTCTGGAGGCGAGATGA
- a CDS encoding tyrosine recombinase — MSCLTRISAFLDAQAAEAGAARNTILAYGRDLRDFAEWLGGRGLALDTMSRDDITDYLSFCDAQGLSRATRARRLSSIRQLTRFALEEGWREDDPAMRIAGPGKSQRLPKILSQDEVTRLLDAVPRTGRTEADRARNRCLIELLYATGMRVSELVSLPIAATRGDPQLLLIRGKGGRERMVPLSDPARAALSHWLTLRDGAEADTPLGRLIAGKGARFLFPANSKAGHMARKSMNDLIRDLAIAAGIDPNRVTPHVIRHAFATHLLEGGADLRAIQTLLGHADLSTTEIYTHVLDARMRDLVLNHHPLARV, encoded by the coding sequence ATGAGCTGCCTCACCCGTATCTCGGCTTTCCTTGACGCCCAGGCCGCCGAGGCGGGGGCTGCACGCAACACCATCCTCGCCTATGGGCGCGATTTGCGCGATTTCGCGGAATGGCTTGGCGGGCGCGGGCTGGCGCTCGACACCATGTCGCGCGACGACATCACCGATTACCTCTCTTTTTGCGACGCTCAGGGCCTGTCCCGAGCGACCCGGGCGCGGCGCCTGTCCTCGATCCGCCAGCTGACCCGCTTCGCGCTTGAAGAGGGCTGGCGCGAGGACGATCCGGCCATGCGCATCGCGGGGCCGGGAAAAAGCCAGCGCCTGCCGAAGATTCTGTCGCAGGACGAGGTCACGCGTCTCCTCGACGCAGTACCCCGGACCGGGCGAACCGAAGCTGACCGGGCGCGCAATCGCTGCCTGATCGAGCTGCTTTACGCCACCGGAATGCGCGTCTCCGAGCTGGTCTCGCTTCCCATCGCGGCGACAAGGGGCGATCCGCAATTGCTGCTGATCCGCGGCAAGGGCGGGCGCGAGCGCATGGTGCCGCTGTCCGATCCCGCCCGCGCGGCGCTGAGCCACTGGCTGACGCTGCGCGACGGGGCCGAGGCCGACACGCCGCTTGGCAGGCTGATCGCGGGCAAGGGGGCGCGGTTCCTGTTTCCGGCCAACTCGAAAGCCGGTCACATGGCCCGCAAATCCATGAATGACCTGATCCGCGATCTGGCAATCGCCGCCGGAATCGACCCGAACCGCGTGACCCCACACGTGATACGACACGCCTTCGCCACCCATCTTCTGGAAGGCGGCGCCGATCTGCGCGCGATCCAGACATTGCTCGGTCATGCCGATCTGTCGACGACCGAAATCTATACCCATGTGCTGGATGCGCGAATGCGCGATCTGGTGCTGAACCATCACCCCCTCGCCCGCGTTTGA